From Marinitoga hydrogenitolerans DSM 16785:
GTCCATGAAGTTTCAAAATAACCATTAATTTGAATATCCGATAATCCAATTATAAATAATAATAATAAAAATAGTATAATTATTATTTTTCTCATTGAGAATCACCAACCTTAATTTCTTCAATCTCCACATAACTAATTAAAGAATAAAATTTAATCTTAAATCCTGTCACATTATTTTTAAAAGTATATTTTTGATTTTGAGATGAATCAGAATATACTTCACCATTATATATCATTTGCCATGGCATCCAAGTTGTCGAAACAGGAATTTTATATTCTATATTATCTCCTTTGTTATATGAAGAATTAATAGTTATTTCAAAGTAATCACCCATCTTATTCATTTGTTTTGGAGTCCAATTGTTAAAAGTACCTGCTGCGTACCAGTTCATATTTAATTTTGTATCATCTCCTACTCCTACGGCTTTTCCCGCTTCTAATTTATCCAGATCTAGATATACTGTAATCTGATTTTGAGTTACTGCTGATTTTAATATTGGAATAGAATCTGAAACAATATTACCGTCACTTTTTACATAATATACCTTATAATATCCAATATTAAACTTATTTCCATTATTATCAATTTCATTAAATATTATATTTGATGCATCGATAGTTGCTTTATATAATTTCAAATTTTCATCGTATGTAAATTTACTATTTTCTATCAATGTTTTATCATCTGTTTGTAACCAATTATTCCCGTCGTATCCTACATATATACCTTCAGGAACAGATAAATCAAGAACTTTCATTAAACAACTAGAAAAAATAAAAAGTATAGATAATAGAAATAATAAAAAGTATATTTTTTTCAAAAACATCACCTCCATTTACTTTAAAAAAACCCACCCCAAATTTGAGGTGGGGATATTAATCATGAAATATTCTATTGTATTGTATATTCTACCATATTAATAATTGTTAAAGGTACATTCCAATCCCAATTTTCAGGATAAGGATTATTTGGAATTGTATCTGGTGACGAAGAACCATCTCCTCCTACTATTGTTCCAACAAATTTAAATTTGTCTCCTTTAGTCAAACCAAAATCAGATAATTTAATTTTAACTTCCATAACCGGATCAGCATTAATTTTTTGATCTATTTTTCCAGATATATCTGTTTTTGTTTCTGTCCCTTCGACAATCCACAGTTGCGGATCTCCATGTTCCCAAGCGGCTACAAAACCATGAATTGGTGTTCCATCTTGAGTTTGAATTGCTCGTGGCCAACTTCCGAAATTCATGTCTGTTGCTCCACCAGTAGCACCATCTACAGAAAAATATATAATAAAACCATTGCCTGAAGCTTTATATTTTGCTCCTATATATAAGTATTTATCATCATTTGCAACACCTATCCAATTTACGTCATTGTCTGACCCCCATTTGCTATCATCTGCAGCATCATCAAGAACTGTCTTTGTTGCATAATCTGTCCAATCTGATAAATCGCCATCTATAATTATTTGTCCAGGTGCTGCTATATCATTTTCATCTCTCGGAACAACTTTTAATTGATCATAATTATACATTACAACTCCAGTAATATTATAAGTTATATCAGTACTGAATTCTGTTGTCGTATAATTTTTTACAACAATTGTTGCACCATTTGATTCAAAAGTAGCATTATTATATCCATCATCTATATTTTTACATACACCTTCAAATTTTACTAATTTTCCATAATAATCCCAATTGTCAGCTATTTCAACCCCACTTATGTCTACGGGGATTATTTCTACATTTGATTTCAAAACAGTTACAGAAGCTGTATCGTTTAAATTATATTTATATACATTATTAGTTGAATCTATGAAATGACTTACCGATCCTTCAACATATACTAAATCACCTATATTCAAATTAGCAATATTAGCAGGCTTGTATATTTCAATTCCTTTTGTCTCATCTTGAATAAATACATATGTGCTATATTTATAGTTCACAATACCAATAGAGGAAGCATCATGTGTTCCATTTACATCTATATCATTAACAACTTCGGAGATTGATTTAATTTCGTCTAAAGGTTCAACAATTAATTTTGAAAAATGTGGATCAAATTTTATTCTCGCTCCCATTGCATAATTTCCTGAGGTAAATGCTAAAGTATTTCCACCCGTTCCATAATAATGATTTTCGCTAAATATAAATGGTCCATTATCCCAATTATTAACTCCTACACCAATTTTGAATTCAAGTGGATTTTCGGGTCCAAAAATTGTTTTTGTAGATTTTTCTGTTGTATAACTCCCCTCTGTCATTTCAACAAAGTTCCACCCTGTTGGAGTTCCAACAAAATATATTGGAGAAGCGTCTTTTGTATTATCTCCCATTACTCCTGCTATTGTTTTATGATCAGTTGTTGTATCTGCTGATGGATCAAAATAGAATATTACCTTGTCCATATTTTTAACAACATCCGGATCTATTGGAACACTTGGATCAAACTTTTCAAATCCACCATATGCAATTGAACTATCTCCCGTTATTTGAACAACTTTCCACCACCATACTTTTTCATTATTAGTTGGTGCTGGAACATTATCTATTAAATCTGATCCAGCAATTTCTAATTTATATGTTCCATCGTTTTGCTGTGAAAATTTCCAGTCAGGAATTAAATCAAATTTAAATCCTTCTTCACTATTAGAAAAATAAAGATAATATCCATCTTCTAGTTTAGTAGGTTCTTCGGGTTTTGGAAAACATCCTACTAAAAATAAAGATAATAATACAGTAATGCTAAAAAAAATAAAAATCTTTTTCATAATTTCCCCTCCTGTTATAAGAATTTTGTTATCTTTTTGTTGCAATAATATTATACCTCTTTACTTTTAAGCAAGAAATGCGAAAAAAAGTTATTATATATAATTTTATTATATTATTTATAATTATTTAATATTAACAGCAAAATTCTTAAAAAAAATAAGGAATCCTTTGGATCCCTTACTTAGAAGTTTTTTCTATATAATGTTCATAATTAAGATCTATATAATTAAATGATTCTTTTATCTTTTTCGTCCAATCTAATGTTATTGGATGTTCTATTCTTGATGAAATCATTGTTTCCAAACCTAAACTTTCAGCAACTTTTAAATACTCAGAAGTTTTTAATAATCCCCCAAATTTTGTGATTTCAAATACCAATCCTGCAGAAATATCTTTTAATCTTATTATATCCTGAAGTGTTTTAAAGGATTCATCCCAAAAAACAGGATATTTCGTCAAAAGGTCTTTTACTGCAAATTCACTCCCGATAGGTAATGGTTGTTCTATTGCCATTATATCAAGCCCTTTAAATACATCAAGTATTTTTTTTACTTCATAATGGTTAAATATACCTTTAAAATCTATCCATATTTTGTATTTATCAATATTTGCTTTTAATATCTCTAATTCTTCTAAAGACAATTTTTCAATGAATTCAATTTTAACCATTAATGCATCTATTAATTCATCATAAACAGCATATCCCATATCATTATAAACATATAATTTTTTCATCTCTTCGTTTAAATCTTTTTTTGAAAAAAGTATTTTTGACAAATCTAAATTTTTAGAATTTAGGATATAATCAGCAATAGCAATTTCAACGGCTGTTTTTGATGACATATCAAATTTAACTATATTACTCATTACTTTTTCAAAGTCTGCATAATTGTTCAAATCTTCCCATTCTTCGGTTAATTTTCTCATCTTCTCAATTATAGCCATTGTTGTTTTGTATGTTTCGCCAAAATCTGCATTTGGAGTTCCAGCTCCTATTCCTTCAATTCCATTTGAATTTATTTTGAAAACAGCATGTTCTATCCATTCTTTCTTTAAATATTTTAATATACTTCTTTCCTGCCAATAATATACATCTCTTTTTCTATTCATAATTTTCCTCCTGATTTTAGGTATTTATAATTTATAGTAATTAAAAAAATATTTAAGTATTTATACTTTTTTCTGATATAATAAATATATAATATTAAAATAAATATATGAGATATGGGGGTTAATATTATGATGAATAGGCATAAAATCATTTTCCCATTATTATTTATATCTATGTTATTGATAATAGGGATGGGATTGTTTTTTTCTATTAACTATTATAATATAAATTTAAGCAAAGCGCAAGACTATATTAAAAGTGAGAATTCTGTTGTTGCTACATTCATTGATGATTATTTTACAGAATTAATTCATTTTACAGAAACATTTGCAAAAGATAAAGATTTTATCAATGCTGGATTTTCTAAAAAAAGTGAAGAAAAAGTTTTAGAAATATTGAAAAATTACAAGAATTCAAATAAAAATATCGCTTACATTTATACTGGTTATAAAAACAAAAAATTAGTTATTAACGATTGGGAAGTACCTGAAGAATATGATCCAACAATTAGACCATGGTATATTGAAGGTATTAAAAATCCTAAAAGTGTATATATCGGAACACCTTATGAAGAATATAAAACAAAAATATGGTTAATCTCTACAGGAAAAGCTTTAATTAACGAGAAAAATGAAGTAGTTGGTGTCTTATCTATAGATTGCTCTCTTAGTGATTTTGTAAACTTAATAAACTCCGAATTAAGTTACAAAACAGGACAAACTTTTGTTATTAATGACAAAGGAACTATAATTCTACACAAAAATATAGAAAATATAAACAAAAAATTTGAATATACTCATTTCGTTGGATCAAAAGGAATTATAAAAGATAATATTAATAATAAGAGCTATTACATAGCTTATACTAAATTAAACTCATCTGGATGGTATATTGTTACTATGGTAGAGAAAGCTGAAGTTATGTCACCCATATACAAAGGCGTAATTTCTTATTCTATTATATCTATTTCTTTACTTTTATCTTTTGTTATATTACAAAGTATATTAATATCTAATTTCAGGTTAAAAAAGTTGGTTGAAGAAAGAACAAAAGAGTTAGAACAAAAAAACAAAAAAATTATGGACAGCATTTTATATGCTAAAAATATACAAAATTCTATATTACCATCTGAAAAAATTTTAAAAAACAAATTCAAAGATTTTTTTATACTATGGAAACCTTCAAATATTGTAGGTGGCGATTTTTATTGGTATAAAGAAAGAAATGATGGTTCATTCTATATTGCAGTAGTTGATTGTACTGGTCATGGGGTGCCTGGAGCTTTGATGACAATGACTGCAAATTCTATATTAAACAGAATTATAGACGATACAAATTTAGTTAGTCCTTCAGATATACTTCAAAAATTAAATATTTTATTTAAAAATGCTATTAACTCTTATAATAATGATTATAGATATGATGATGGAATGGAAATAGGTCTTTGTTATATTTCGAATAACAAATTAACATATAGTGGTGCTGGTATATCTTTGTATTATACAAAAGATAATAAAACCATAAGAGTAAAAGGAGATAATAAGGGTATTGGATATAAAAGGTCTAAAACTGATTATATCTTTAGTGAACATATTATTGAAATTGAAAGTAACATGAATTTTTATATAACTTCTGATGGATATGAAGATCAAAATAATCCTGAGGGAAAAAGATTGGGCAGGAAAAATTTTGTTAATTTATTAAATAGCATTTATAAAGAACCGATGGATAAACAGAAAGAAGAAATTGAGAAATTTCTGAAAAATTATATGAAAAATGAAGAACAAAGAGACGACATTACTGTTATAGGTTTCAAATTATAGGTGGTGATATTATTTATTTAAAAAAAGAATTTGAAATTATAAAAAAGGCTGAGAATACTTTAAAGGAAAATCCTTCTTATGATTCTTTAAAAGAATCATATAGATCTTTATTAGATGAATATAAAAAATTACTTGATGAATATTACAAATTAATTCATATCTCAGATATTCAGGATAATTATCTTTTTGAACTAAAGGAGAAATTAGAAAGAAAAAATATTTATTTAAAAAATTTATCTGAAAAAGACACATTAACTGGATTGTATAATAGACTAAAATTCGATGAAATCATTAACTATCAAATCAATTTATATAAAAGAGAAGGAAGAAAGTTTTCCTTAATTATGATGGACTTAGATAAATTTAAGAAAATTAATGATGCATTTGGACATAATATTGGTGATAGAATTTTAATAGAACTTTCAAAGATATTAAGAAGAAACCTAAGAAAAATCGACTTTGTTTTCAGATGGGGAGGAGACGAATTTTTAATAATCTTGCCTAATACCAACTTAAAATCTGCTATAAAAGTGGCTCATAAACTTAAAAAAATTATTTTATTAGATAAAAATTTAAAAAACATAACCGCAAGTATTGGATTAACTGTTTATAACGGAGAAAACATCGACGAAATAATAAATATAGCTGATACTGCATTATATAATTCAAAAAATTCTGGAAGAAATAAAATATTTTTCTATCAAAGGGGGGAGTTTTTTGAATCCGAAAAACATTCTTGAAATTAAAGATCAAATTCGAAAAAATAATATTATTATGAGTTTTATAGGGCCATTTTCTCAAGGTATAATAGAAGAAATAGGAAGAGCATTGAGAGAATATATAAAAAATGATAAAAATCATAACACATCTTCTAACAATATTTTTTCTGTATTTATTGAACAAAGTCAAAACATTAAAAACTATGAACGAATTTTATCTAAAAAAGAAATCAATCATGTATTTTTAGAATCAATAATATTAATTGGAAAAAACGAACAAAACTATTTTATCAGTTCTGGAAATATAGTAAAAAAAGAGGATATAGAAAATCTTAAAGAACGTATAGATGAGATAAATTCCTTAAGTAAAGATGAAATTAAATTATTATATAAAAAACGATTAAGAGAAAATTTCAAAAGCAAAACCGGCGGTGCTGGCTTGGGATTTCTTGAAATGGCTAAAAGGGCTTCAAATAAATTTGAATATGATTTTATTAAACTCGATAATAATTATTATTATTTTATTCTAGTAATAACGGTCTAAATAGGAGGTATTAAAATGGAAAAATTAATTATTAAACCAACTAAATCTACACCAGAAATAATATTTGATCCTGAAAAAAACATCTTATCTATTAAAGGTGAATCATATCCAGAAAATTCCTTTGATTTTTATAATCCTATATTTGAATGGTTAGAAAATTATATAAATAATTTAGATATTGAAACAGAAGTTATTTTTAATTTTGATATTAGTTATTTAAATACCAGTAGCACAAAATCAATTATGTTTATATTAGACATTTTAGAAGAAGCTTATAACAAGAATAAAAATGTGAAAATTAATTGGTATTATGATGAAGATAATGAATTTTCTTATGAAATAGCGGAAAATTTTATGGAAGATTTAACCATACCATTTACACTAATAAAAAAATAGTGAGATTATTCTCCCAAAGAGGTGTTTTAATGGACAGTATTTTTTCAAATGAATATAAGAAATTGGAAAATCATAAAATTTTTTTAAAAAATAATAGTTTTTCTGTGGAAAATTTAATTGATAAATATGAATGTTTGATCAAAGATTATGAGCACTTGTTGAGTCAAACAAAAAAGATTTCTAAGATAAGCGATATTAATCAAATGATGTTAATTGAAACAAAAAAAAGATTAAGGTTATTATTGGACAACTCTGATGAAGGCTTTTTAATGTTTGGAAAAGATTTCTTGATTCACAATGAATATAGCAAGGAATGTTTAAATATTTTTGAAACAGATGATATTTCAAAAAAAAATATTTTAGAATTATTATATAATTCAGATTATGAAATCGAAAAAAAAATATTATCTCATATTTTTGAAAATGATGAAAAAGATTATGTATATTTGGAATTATTACCAGATGAAGTTAAAATAAATAATAAAATATTAAAAGTAAAATATAAGATTATTTATTTAGACTCTGTAAAAAGGGTTATGTGCATAATACAAGACATTACGGAAAAAAAAGAATTAGAAGAAAAAATAGAAAATGAAAAAAATAATACAAAAATGCTATTGAATGTTGTAATGAATAGAGATATTTTAAAAAAGAATATAGAGGATTATATTAGATATGTTACAAAACAGATATATAATGATATATCTGTATATTCAATTCAAGATTTTATTATGAATTTTTATAAAAATATACATACTTATAAAGGTTTATTTTTACAGTGGCACTTTATAAAAACCGGAAAAAATTTAGATAAACTTGAAAATGAATTAGATTTATTAAAAAAATCAAATATAAAAGATAAAAATAAAGTAGTAACTTTTATAAAAGACAGAAAGCTAAATACTTTTCTAAATGAAGAATTGAATTTTATCAATAGTGTTTTAGGAAAAGATTTTCTAAAAAACGAAATGATCTGGATAGATAAAAATAAAATAATAATTTTAGAAAAATATATTGAAAATATTTTACCAGAAAAATATTCTCAATTAATATTGGCTGAAATAAAAAAACTTTATTTCAAAGATATAAAAGATATATTTGAAACATATAAAAAATATACCTTTGAATTAGCAGAGAAATTTGGGAAAAAGATTGATTCGTTTGAAATTGACTCTAACTTGTTTATAGATATTGATGATTATTATGACTTTATAAAGTCATTAATCCATATATTTAGAAATATTGTCATACATGGCATAGAAAGACCAGAAGAAAGACTTATTTTAAATAAAACACCAGGTGGTAATATTAAATGTAAAATATATGAAAAAGAAAATATTATTCATATTATAATATCAGATGATGGAAAAGGCATAGAAAATATAGATAAAATATTCGAATATGGCTATACATCAAAATATGAATCAAATATATACGCTGGAAAAGGAATTGGATTATATTCCGTAAAGAATGAAGTTGAAATTTTAAATGGTAAAATTTCCGTTTATTCTGAACCAAATAAAGGTACAACTTTTAACATCACAATTCCCAGGAGGTATCTATGTCAAAAATATTGATTATTGAAGATAATATAAATATTAGAAATATTTTAAAAAAATATTTGAAAGAATTAGGACATGAAATTGTTGGAGAATTTGATGATATATTCGGTATTATCAACAAATGTCAAAAACTAAACCCAGAAGTTATAACCCTAGATTTATACTTAAAAAATACCGATGGAATAAACGCTATAAAACTTTTAAAAGAACAATTCCCTAATTTAAAAATAATTGTTATAAGCGTTTCTAATAAAAAACCAGAAATATTTAGAGCATTAAATTATGGAGCTGACTATTTTATAATTAAACCAGTAGATAAAGAAAAATTAAAGAAAGCATTCGAGAAAATTCAAATATCTCAAAATAAAATTTCTAAAATTAGGAAATTGTATAAAAGAGAAGAAGAAAATATTTTAGATGTAAAAAATTTTAATAGTACTCTAACAATTTATATAAAAAAACCATTAAATGGTAAAACCATAGAAAAAATTAATAAAGTTGTAGATGGATTATTAATAATTAAACCTTTAAAAATTGTATTTAGCTATTTTGATAAAAATGAAAGTGTAGGAAAAATAGAGAAATCATTAAATGATATTATAATAAAAATTAGAAATCATGGTGGAATTGCAGAAATTGAAAAATAATTGAAGGGAGTACAAAATGAGTGAATTTAATAATTTAGGTAAGTTATTCGAAAGTAAGATTAAAGATTTAAGAGAGGTGCCTGTAGACACCTTTGCATATATTGGAGATGCTGTAATTAATTTATATTTTATAAATTATATTATAGATACTGGTAGAAAAAAAGCAGGTAAGTTACATAATGAAAGTAAAAATTATGTTAGTGCAAAGGCACAAGCTAAAATAGTTGATAATATTTTAAATTCTTTCAATGAAGAAGAGAAAAATATATATAAAAGAGGACTTAATTCAAAAGGCGCTAAAAAGCGTGGAAATGATTTAGAATATAGAAAAGCAACTGCATTTGAAACTGTTATTGGATATCTATTTTTAAAAAAAGATTATTCAAGATTAAATGAAATTTTAGAAAGTTCTAAAAACGTATTAGGGGAGAGAAAATAATGTATGTATATGGCAGAAATGTATTAAAAGAAATTATAAATGCACATTATCCTGTAAAAAACATTTATTTTACCGATAGTAAAAAAACAGATAAAACATTTAAAGAATTAATTGAATTGACCAAAAAACATAAATATTCTTTCTCTTTTGCACCTGATAATGTTCTACAAAAAATGGTTAATGTTTCAAAACATCAAGGTGTTGTAATAGATATTGGAAAAGAATTTAAATATGTTGATGAAACTATTCTGAATAATTTAAGAGAAAACGCTACAATTGTAATCCTGGATCAAATTCAGGATCCTCATAATTTCGGAGCCATTATTAGATCTTCTCTCGCTGCTGATGCTAATTTAATAGTTATTCCTAAGGATAACTCCGTCGAAGTAACCTCAACTGTTATTAAAGTTTCAGTAGGGTTGGCTTTTAGAATTCCTATTTTAAAAGTAACTAATATTTCAAGATTTATTGAGACTATTAAAAAACACGGGTTTTGGGTATATGGTGCTGACATGAGTCATAATATATACTATGAAACAAATTTAACTGGAAACGTTGCTATTGTTATGGGAAATGAAGGAAGCGGTATTAGAGAAAAAGTTAAATCAAAATGTGATGCTTTAATTTCTATTCCAATGGCAAATAATGTCGAATCTTTAAATGTTGCC
This genomic window contains:
- a CDS encoding enolase C-terminal domain-like protein; the encoded protein is MNRKRDVYYWQERSILKYLKKEWIEHAVFKINSNGIEGIGAGTPNADFGETYKTTMAIIEKMRKLTEEWEDLNNYADFEKVMSNIVKFDMSSKTAVEIAIADYILNSKNLDLSKILFSKKDLNEEMKKLYVYNDMGYAVYDELIDALMVKIEFIEKLSLEELEILKANIDKYKIWIDFKGIFNHYEVKKILDVFKGLDIMAIEQPLPIGSEFAVKDLLTKYPVFWDESFKTLQDIIRLKDISAGLVFEITKFGGLLKTSEYLKVAESLGLETMISSRIEHPITLDWTKKIKESFNYIDLNYEHYIEKTSK
- a CDS encoding cache domain-containing protein; amino-acid sequence: MMNRHKIIFPLLFISMLLIIGMGLFFSINYYNINLSKAQDYIKSENSVVATFIDDYFTELIHFTETFAKDKDFINAGFSKKSEEKVLEILKNYKNSNKNIAYIYTGYKNKKLVINDWEVPEEYDPTIRPWYIEGIKNPKSVYIGTPYEEYKTKIWLISTGKALINEKNEVVGVLSIDCSLSDFVNLINSELSYKTGQTFVINDKGTIILHKNIENINKKFEYTHFVGSKGIIKDNINNKSYYIAYTKLNSSGWYIVTMVEKAEVMSPIYKGVISYSIISISLLLSFVILQSILISNFRLKKLVEERTKELEQKNKKIMDSILYAKNIQNSILPSEKILKNKFKDFFILWKPSNIVGGDFYWYKERNDGSFYIAVVDCTGHGVPGALMTMTANSILNRIIDDTNLVSPSDILQKLNILFKNAINSYNNDYRYDDGMEIGLCYISNNKLTYSGAGISLYYTKDNKTIRVKGDNKGIGYKRSKTDYIFSEHIIEIESNMNFYITSDGYEDQNNPEGKRLGRKNFVNLLNSIYKEPMDKQKEEIEKFLKNYMKNEEQRDDITVIGFKL
- a CDS encoding GGDEF domain-containing protein, encoding MYLKNLSEKDTLTGLYNRLKFDEIINYQINLYKREGRKFSLIMMDLDKFKKINDAFGHNIGDRILIELSKILRRNLRKIDFVFRWGGDEFLIILPNTNLKSAIKVAHKLKKIILLDKNLKNITASIGLTVYNGENIDEIINIADTALYNSKNSGRNKIFFYQRGEFFESEKHS
- a CDS encoding SiaB family protein kinase, translating into MNPKNILEIKDQIRKNNIIMSFIGPFSQGIIEEIGRALREYIKNDKNHNTSSNNIFSVFIEQSQNIKNYERILSKKEINHVFLESIILIGKNEQNYFISSGNIVKKEDIENLKERIDEINSLSKDEIKLLYKKRLRENFKSKTGGAGLGFLEMAKRASNKFEYDFIKLDNNYYYFILVITV
- a CDS encoding DUF1987 domain-containing protein — its product is MEKLIIKPTKSTPEIIFDPEKNILSIKGESYPENSFDFYNPIFEWLENYINNLDIETEVIFNFDISYLNTSSTKSIMFILDILEEAYNKNKNVKINWYYDEDNEFSYEIAENFMEDLTIPFTLIKK
- a CDS encoding ATP-binding protein, giving the protein MDSIFSNEYKKLENHKIFLKNNSFSVENLIDKYECLIKDYEHLLSQTKKISKISDINQMMLIETKKRLRLLLDNSDEGFLMFGKDFLIHNEYSKECLNIFETDDISKKNILELLYNSDYEIEKKILSHIFENDEKDYVYLELLPDEVKINNKILKVKYKIIYLDSVKRVMCIIQDITEKKELEEKIENEKNNTKMLLNVVMNRDILKKNIEDYIRYVTKQIYNDISVYSIQDFIMNFYKNIHTYKGLFLQWHFIKTGKNLDKLENELDLLKKSNIKDKNKVVTFIKDRKLNTFLNEELNFINSVLGKDFLKNEMIWIDKNKIIILEKYIENILPEKYSQLILAEIKKLYFKDIKDIFETYKKYTFELAEKFGKKIDSFEIDSNLFIDIDDYYDFIKSLIHIFRNIVIHGIERPEERLILNKTPGGNIKCKIYEKENIIHIIISDDGKGIENIDKIFEYGYTSKYESNIYAGKGIGLYSVKNEVEILNGKISVYSEPNKGTTFNITIPRRYLCQKY
- a CDS encoding response regulator, translating into MSKILIIEDNINIRNILKKYLKELGHEIVGEFDDIFGIINKCQKLNPEVITLDLYLKNTDGINAIKLLKEQFPNLKIIVISVSNKKPEIFRALNYGADYFIIKPVDKEKLKKAFEKIQISQNKISKIRKLYKREEENILDVKNFNSTLTIYIKKPLNGKTIEKINKVVDGLLIIKPLKIVFSYFDKNESVGKIEKSLNDIIIKIRNHGGIAEIEK
- a CDS encoding Mini-ribonuclease 3, with product MSEFNNLGKLFESKIKDLREVPVDTFAYIGDAVINLYFINYIIDTGRKKAGKLHNESKNYVSAKAQAKIVDNILNSFNEEEKNIYKRGLNSKGAKKRGNDLEYRKATAFETVIGYLFLKKDYSRLNEILESSKNVLGERK
- the rlmB gene encoding 23S rRNA (guanosine(2251)-2'-O)-methyltransferase RlmB, whose translation is MYVYGRNVLKEIINAHYPVKNIYFTDSKKTDKTFKELIELTKKHKYSFSFAPDNVLQKMVNVSKHQGVVIDIGKEFKYVDETILNNLRENATIVILDQIQDPHNFGAIIRSSLAADANLIVIPKDNSVEVTSTVIKVSVGLAFRIPILKVTNISRFIETIKKHGFWVYGADMSHNIYYETNLTGNVAIVMGNEGSGIREKVKSKCDALISIPMANNVESLNVAVSAGILLFEIFKQKSGR